A window of Canis lupus baileyi chromosome 3, mCanLup2.hap1, whole genome shotgun sequence genomic DNA:
ATGTCTTTAATATTACCTGTTCTGACCTGTGCGTGAATGCTGAGAGGATGTTGGGGTTACTGTGTGTTTGGACCCGTAGCTGGAGTTCGACAGTGATGACTCTACCCaaactcaaaacaaaagaaatggtgTTCTGTGTTAGTCAGGGTTGGGTCCATTCATCAGTAACTGAAAAATTGAACAGTGACTTAAATAAAACAGAGGGTTATCTGTCTTTCACTGAAATTTCCAGAAATCTGGAGTCCACCACCACTGTGGCAGCTCAGTTCCATGAAGTTCTCAGGGTCTCAAGTTCCTTTCAGTCCTTTGCTCCACCTTTCTTAGGGTGTGTTCCTTGGGCTTATAGTGCCAAGTGGCATTTGTTTTCTAGGCAATAGAATTAAgccagagacaaagaaggaagcaaagggtACACTGGCTATCTTTTAAGGGTGATTCCCAGAAGCTACCATAGACTATTTCTATCCCATCAGCTAGAGCTTAGTCATACACTCATCCCTAAGTGCTGTATATACAGTTAAAAATTCTTTTACtgagctgcctgggtggcttagtgagttAATGTCCCaatcttgatcttagctcaggtctccaattcagggttgtgagttcaagccccacaagcTGGGTATGgaacccaacttaaaaaaaaaattctcttcctatggaagaaaaggagaatggaTTTTGAGGGATAAATATCAAAGGAGTCATCCAAACTCTTTAGTCTGATGTTGAGTCTACACCTTTCTTtttagtcctttttccttttacttacCACATACCCTATGTACCAGCCAAAAGTCCTCCTGTTACCTTGACTGGAAATGATTGTCTCCTTGACTACATTTTGTGGCACTGTTAATCTGTATTGCATTTATAATATGCTGAActtcattgctgtcattcatCTGCATATATAGCTTCCCTAAATCGTGAAGTCTCACCACAGTGCAAATTCCTGTGGGCAGTGACCGTGTCTTATATGTCTGCCATGCCTGGACTGGTGCCTTATAAATAATTGGGTTTGCAATAAAAATTTcttatatgataaataaataactttgacAATTTCTTGGTTTCTTGTAGAATTTTAGGAAAAGAAGATGGATCAACCTAGTGGAAGGAGTTTTATGCAAGTATTATGTGAAAAATATAGTCCTGAAAATTTCCCTTACCGTCGTGGTCCTGGGATGGGAGTCCATGTCCCAGCCACACCTCAGGGCTCTCCTATGAAAGGTAAAAAAGATGCGACCTAAAACGTTTATTTACTGGATCTTAGTACTTGGGGCCTCAAACCAGAATGTTGTCTTGTTTAcagattattctttttattagagTCACATAGTCTTCCTCCCTTAGTatgacttcagttttttttaaaaatttggaaggatttcTCTTCCTCCAGAGTGGCCAGAAGGCACCTTAGTTGCACTCATCAGGCACGAACAATATTTGAATGGTAatgtttcaaatacatattctatcAAGGAACTTAGAGGATCTGAGAAAGTATAAGACTGACCTGTGCCCTCAATGACCTTACAAACTTAACTGGATCACAAGATACTCCCATCTACGAACATATAACACAAGGCAGTTTATATTGAACCAAATGATTGGCACAGTGATTGGGAAAAAGATTGAGGAGAGAGTAAATTAGTACTATCAGGAAAGGATTCAAAGCCATGAGACTTAAACTAATTCTTTAAGAATGTAGAATTTAGTTAAGGAGGAGATAAAGACATTCTAGGAGAGGGGTTTTGATGTGAGCAAGAGATCTACAACATTGAGAAATATGCAAGGTGTGTCTCTCACATCTTAgcctcatttacatttaataattcTTGGAAGTAGTTCTGTGTGAGTTGGGAAATCAGTATTGAGCAGTATTTTAGTTCCTATGTTCCTCAGTTCAACTTGTCTTATTACTCCATATAaactggtggctcagcggtttagtgccgccttcagcctgcggtgtgatcctggagacccgggatggagtcccacgtcgggctccctgcatggagcctgcttctccctctgcctgtgtctctgcctctctctctctctctctctctctctctgtcatgaataaatataatatatttttaaaattaaataaataaactggaatGGCAGAAAGAGGTGGATTTCTTacttggtctttcttttttccagcacCCATTCCCATTCTGAAAAATTTGATACTGAAAAGTACTGAAttgaaaaattatgtaatttgaggcctctgtaaataaaatatttcctttgtgaGTCCTTATTTTATGCTGAATAGGTTGAGAGTTGTTGAATTCTCAGGTCTACCCTTTTTACTAGGGCAAGCGTCGTTTTATTGACACCTATATTTTTGAACCAACGCAATAGTTTGACTACCTCAGTTTGATCAAATTCATTATATAGTTGAAGACTCTGAAACCCTTTCTTCcattataattatgtatttttaaaaatctcattttcataAGGGACACATTCTACATggatataaaatggaaatgattgatagacgagagagagagatgtagttttttaaatgaatccaCTTAAGCAGGAAGATTTCTTCAATGATATGAATTTGAAGAATAGAAGTGGTTTCAGGTAGACTATCTAATGGTTTGAGATAATTTTCAAGGGCAGCAATAGGTGGAAATATACATCAGACAAAAAAGAGCTATCCAGaatgatacttttatttatttatttattttttaaatttatttatgatagtcacagagagagagagagacacaggcagagggagagcaggctccacgcaccgggagcccgatgtgggactcgatcccgggtctctaggatcgcgccctgggccaaaggcaggcaccaaaccgctgggccacccagggatccccagaatgatacttttaaactaaatttttaaaaagaaagtattggGACCTATTAGAATACTGGAAGTCCAGATCAGTTGCAAGTTCTAGTGTTCAGATGGTAAGATGATAGCGAGGATGATACCTGTATTGTTGGTAGTTGAGGTCAACAGTCCTGCCAGCAGCAAAGCCTGTAAGACTTTTTTTGGTGGTACTGGTCCAGTACTTTTACTCTCCTGGGCCATATTTGGCTGTTTCCTCTTAGAGTTCAGTACCCTTAGACCCCATTGtattcaagttttttttctaGGTCCTCTTATAATTTCATACTATTTGATTTTGATTCCTGGGGACTGTATGTAGACAAGAATTAGGCTGATTTAGAAAGCGTTGTTTCCCCTGTGATTCAGATCGCCTCAACCTCCCAAGTGTACTGGTGTTAAACAGCTGTGGAATAACACGTGcaggagatgaaaaagaaattgcTGCCTTCTGCGCTCATGTGTCGGAACTAGATCTTTCTGACAACAAACTCGAAGACTGGCATGAGGTAAAGCTTTTATATCACTGCATTTTGGTGAATTCTGTTGAATTCTAGTTGAGAGTCTTGACTCTGGGTCTCAGATAAACTGCTTCAGCTGTTCTGTGGTGATTTTTCAATTAACATTACTGCTAATTTGGTTTTCATTAGTATGAAAAGCACTGAGGAGCTTTATTCCAGTCATTGAGAGGTTAATAAGACCACAGAGGTTTAAACTGCTAACAATACATTGGGTTTTTTACTGTTGATGTGTAATGTGAGTTTACACATCCTATGTTCATTCTGTACCACTACGTCAACCTTTATTGCTCTAAATTGACATAAAAATTGCTTAAGCTCAAAActcagattataaaaatatttatttttgttgctaaaattttcttcaaatattttagaacttttccttgttttattaaGTCCCTTACGTGGTTTGACATGTCTTCTGACCTCAGAGTAAGTCACACCAAATACACAAAGGTATTACAACATTATCTTTTATTATTGTACATAGCACTGCCTACCTGGTGATAACATTACCTTGTAAATGCTGTGCTTGAGAATAGGGAAAAATAGTTCTTTCTCCTTGATTCATTCTCCTGCCTTAATTTAGGATCTTCTTTCTTGCTTGGACTGTTGAGAAAGCTTCCTGATGGATTTTCCTACctctgcttttattttgcttCCCATAAGCTATCTTCTTAGGCAAAGACtccttttaataaatgaaataagagtgTGACACTTTTGCTTAAAGTCCTTTGGTTGCTTTTCACTGCCTAAAAACTAAGGTCTGAACTCTAAATGTAGCCTTTCACCATATGGCGGTTGGTTACTTTTAGAGTTTTATCTCCATCTTTAGCCACATGCTTTTTCTTGCAGCTCATGATAAACTCTTGACATGACAATCTACCTTGCTTTTATTCCTTCCGAATCTACTACTCTTTTTCCTTGTCTACCCAACCTCTTCCTATGTATCTTTCAAGACTTGGCCCAAGTCACTATTCCTCTCTGAAACTTTCCCCAGCTCTCACTCAGGCAGAGTCAGATTATCCCAGTACCTATATCACGCTGCTGTGTTAAATGTGATGATTTATCATAACTTAGTGCAATCACATACTTACTTGACAGTTTTCCTATTAGACTGTGAGCTTATTCAAAGTagagatttttgtctttattacCATCAGCACCCAAAGTGTCATACCAGGTACTCCAATGTTTGTTGAATGCTTTAATGAACAAATGATTGTATCTTAAGGATTGATCAAGACCACTTGCTCCAACTTTTCCTATGATCTTAAGAGACTCACTTAATCCTTTAGGGCTTCACTTCGCTCATCTCTAAGACAGGGCTGCAGATAAAATTAATCATTGAGGTGCTTTGTAGGTATTAAATGCTATTCAAATTCCAAGACAGCtgttttgtttaagaaaaatcTGTGCATAACCTAATTTTCTTCAGCTTTTCTTATATTTACCTATGTCATAGTCTAATCTGATATCTGTGCTTATggttatatttcctatttttattgagGTGTTTACCAAGTTCTTTGAGATGCATGTTGTTTGACTTTTAAGTGACTTGTTAATAAATGCAGAGTTACTGGGCTGTTCCAAGAAATAATCTGTTTGTACATGcatctatttattaattcatttatctcAATAACTGTTACAGCTCACTGTTCCACAAATTACATTCTATGCCTTCTTGGTCCTTTGAGATGCTTAAGTGATGTGCATACTCTGTCCACACTGCACAGATGCAAAAAGAACGACCTTGTTAATTCTCCTTCTCCCTAATTCCCAGTTGTCTGCTGCTCAACGTCTGGTGAGAGTTTTTAACCTGAATGAGTGAAAAGTCAGACCAAATCTTCCTCTGAATCTTTTCACTTCCTATGTTTGCAGGCCGAGTCCCTTAAATGTGTTTCTTTGGGAGTGTAAAATTTCAGAAAGGTTTTGTGCTTTGTGCTCTGACCATGTAGGGACAGTTTAATAGTGATATAGCTGCTGCCTCGCCTCAGAAGAACAATCTCTGTCAATATGGATTAGAACACAAAGTTCACACTAGGCAAATCAGCCTTTTCTCTGCTTAGACAGAGGTCTACACTAAATATTTTCCAGGCCACATTGACATATTTGGATAGAGGGTCCTATTATATTCATTTGTGCTTTGCATTCAGTTTGTATATTCCTACTTGTGCTCTATACTCTGTTTCCAGATGGTTTTCAAATGAGTTTTCATTGCTGCTATCCTTTGGGTTTCCATcttccaatttatttttgttttcatcattcctttatttttgttctttgctaTAACTATAATTGATCTCAATCTTCTAGAATATCTATCAGAGCGCAGAATGGTGGGGGAAGTACTGACAGCAGAGCATGTTGATCTTCAGGATCGATTAAACTCTTTGCCAGGCTGTAGATGCCTCATAGGTCACAGTTTTAAGACATTACATTTCAATCCCAGTACAACCGTGTACCTGATtaccaaaaaaatcatttgtcCTTGGCCATTAAGTAAGTTTATTTTGGCCTGTATTCAATATAGCAATGTGGAACAAAATAATATAGTATGTTCTTTTGATGTTTTGAATGGTCACTAATGTTACAACCAACTTCTTTTGTAGTTTAAACTTGTAGCTGATAGATATCCagagataaagataaatataagtgTAAGGTGTCATACTGTGGGGGGAGGCAAAGATTTGTCTCCATTCTTCTAAAATTGGGCATCCATGtgtaaaaaaaagagacattttttaGCTTTTGACTTGAATTTTAGCTAAGTACATTTTCGTCTCACCTTTCCCAAGGCAtctcctttttcctcccttccttatcaaaaccattttataaaagaaattaaaccaAGTAGTTGAAAGGATGGAGGAATTAGCCCCTCAGGTGAGGTAGAGAATAGCTTGGGTATAAGTTACAGATTGTTATCTTTCAacccttttcccatttttcttcaaactttagtttcttcatttttagaagCCAGAGTAGAGGGTCCTCTATTAAATTATAGAATTGTGGAGACCCAGAAGGTCATGTAAGTTCATCTCCATGTTTCTGCAcatgaacaacacaggtttgaactgcacagtcTGTTTGCATGTGGACTTCTTACAGGACAGtactgtaaataaaatttatcttccttatggttttcttaatattATCTCTAGATGGGCAGGGGATGGACTAAATggatgatgggaattaaggagggtgcttgtgatgagcactaggtgttatttgtaagtgatgaatcactaaattctactcctgaaaccaatattacactatacttaactaactagaatttaaataaaagcttgaaacatagggaaaaaaatgtaaagtataaaagagatctcttttttttctagggagggggagaggcagagggaaagggagagagagaatcccaagcagggcCCCATGCCTAGCatagagcccaaagcaggactcaatcctacaACCataagatcatgatttgagccgaaaccaagagtcagatgcttaactgggctgagccgcccaggagcccAAAGAGTGTTTCTTgtgtaaaattctaaaatatctaGAGATGTAAGTTTATATGATAGAATATgctgcatacatttttttttctgggaagaatcacaagaaaaatttcaatttgTTCTGTTTGAATTTCTTAACTGTgaacattttgttattttgacGTCAATAAGGATAGTGAGCTGTTGAATTTGGggcatttttagttttctttttatttctctatatgaaaacaaaataaaacacatgttaactaaaaacaaaagcaaaacaaaaaaattttctctagctcactttattgtaagaatatggtatataatacatacaacgTACAAAATATGTTAATCAACTGCTTATGTTATCTGTAAGGCTTCCTCTCCACAGTAGTCTGTCAGTGGTTAAGTTTTGGAGAGTCAAAACTTACCCACAGATTTTCAACTTTGTGGGGTTGTTGGCACCCCCTAACCTCTGCATTGTTCAGGGGACAACTGTATCACTCTAgctaagagtctttttttttttcttttttttttttttagaatttagaaaaggTGAAGTTAGTGTGCTGCCCTAGAAACTTACTGAATGTTTGTTTGTCAGCCTTTGCTATTAGGACTTTTTTTAGAAGTAAATTTACTTACGTAATTAATATACTTTCTAAAATCTCATCATTCATGTAAGATTACCCAAAAATCCTTTTAACTTCAGCCttttaaagagtacatttattctaacttacattattttttctgtttgaatCATTAGACTATAGTccagttataatttttttaggaTATTCCAAGGCTAATGAATCATTATTCTAAATCTCTATTATCATGAGACAGCCATATAGATGCAGACAGTGAAGATTATATCACATAATTTCTGGGAGAATACcttcaaaacttttaaattatccATTGGGGGCTatttacaaagataaaatatGAGGGGTGGTGGTTAGCAAGGggtttatattttgcttttgtttagcTGAGGTTGTATCATAATTAGTTATTCTTCATACTGTGCTTGGAGTGCaattcctcttcattttcttttgcccTTAAAAGAGTTGAAGCCAGGCTGGTCATCATCATCTGTATGGGAGTCCTTCAACCCAATAGATTTTCAGACAGTAGAGGGCTATAGAGGGCTGGTCCTCTATAGCCCTCTGTGGACTAAATTATTTAGCTGTGTTGTAGCCACAGACGAAACTCCAAATCCTGGCCATATATCACAAAAATGCTTGGTACAATTTGGTCACAAAAGGGATCAAGCAGGAGACTATGTTTACACTGGTATaaattacatacattttaaattgaaGCCTAGTATGTTTTTCTCTAAATATagctcatttcttcatttgtaaaatgaagatagggcagccagagtggctcagtggtttagcgccgccttcagcccagagcatgatcatggagtcccacattgggctccctgcgtggagcctgcttctccctctgcctgtgtctctgcctctctctctctctctctctctctctctctgtatctcatgaataaataaataaaatctttttaaaaaaatgaagctaaacATGGTACCAGTTGAAAAGGTTAGTGTGTAGCATAGTTCATCTATGCTATGCCCTCTGACATACTTCTCTGAACCTTCTTGGAATGAGTCCACTTCACAGTGATTTTGGAGCTCCTGACCTGTGTAGTACACATAAATCTGAGGTGAAGTAcacattactttttctttccaccTGTAGTTCTCAGCACTGGATACCTTTTTGGCATAACCTATGGTGCTCTGACAAGAAACAGAATCCAGGTTCCAACCATGAAGCTTATCTCATCTTTGAAGCTCCTGATTTAATAGTTTATGGTAGATCTTGGGAATTAGTGTATTTTTGAAATtgtagtaattattttaaatatgacatttaaataaaaaataaatataataagacATATAATCAGGGTTGACATATTGGTTCATACTCTTCTTACTAAGTTAGTAATAGTTATATTTACTGAATGATTTTGTGCCATTAATTTATTTAGCAAACATTAAGCACCCGCAATGCAGTAATGAACTAGGTAAGTACTAtccctgctttcatggagcttacGTCCTGTTGGGGAATAGATAAGGATAGAAGTTTCTACAAGTTGTACCAATcactgtgttaagtgctttacACATGTATCCCTTTTAATGCTCTCACAGGCCTGTGACACAGGTGGGTCCTGTTTTGTCCAttacaaatgaggacactgagatgTGGGGAGTTACTTGTCAGTAACTTGTCACATCGCACAGCTAGGAACTGTTGGAACCTGGTTTGAACCCAGGTTTTTCGACTGTGAAACCAATCCTAACTACTCTGTTGTATTCCTTTCCTCATGAAGTTTTATTACCACACTGACTGGCTGTTTGATGCTAACTCCATTTACTGCATACTTGTTTAAGATAGTTCGTTcttctttttgtgtgtgggggggtatatTCAAACTTTCCTAGTGGTGGTATGCTGGAAGAACAATGGCTCTGATTTTTAAATCCTAGATTTGGTTTTTGTGACGCTGAGGCCTTAgtcaaattatttaacatttctgagcctcagtttttctcattttttaacatgaaaatagTTAGCTTGCAAGTTGTTTTGAGAATTGAGTGAAATAAGCTATATCAGAGACTAGTACTTTGCAGAGCAAGTAGTTAAGGTCTGTAATGccaattgccttttttttttttttttagattttatttatttattcataagagacacagagagaggcagagacacaggcagagggagaagcaggctccatgcagggagcccgatgtgggactcgatcctgggtctccaggatcacaccccgggctaaaggcagcactaaactgctgagccaccggggctgcctgccagttgcctttttaaaaaaaaaaaaaatgttgcttacCAATTTGCTAGCTAAGTGGTTAAATTGATTAccatgttttctcatttgttataCAGTTATGGATGTGTTTTGGTTTCTGAGTGTGTATATTTTGAAGTTTGGTCATCTTTTAACCAAGCCAAAACGGTTTCTAAGTGATCCTGGCTATGTAGTCAATTTGAACACTTGAGCTGTTACTGTGTGTTCTTCAGTAAACCTTTAATTAGCCTTAATGTTGCACTGAGgacaaaaggaaggagaaattcaAAGAGATTTACATGACCCAGTCTCAGCTCTTTAGAAACTTGCAGCCTAAAACGTCCTCTAAACTGTCTTTTCTTCACTTATCAAAGAGAGTATCATATAGAACAGAATCAAAAACCTTGCCCAAGGCAGTGTGGAAAGTCTTTTGTATGATTTTCAATTATGTCACTATTTCATAGATTAAATTATTTGCCAAGATTTGTTGAAATTACTTATGCCCCTCTGTAGGTAGCATAACACAGGACTCCCTAATGTGAATGGCCCCTTGCCTAGAGACCCATTCACTTAAGCTTTGTGAGCAtgattgctatttaaaaaaactcTGATTACTGCCTGATATgcgtttctttttttctccctaggtCAGTAAAATTGTGTCAAATGTTCCCCAGTTGGAGTTTCTAAACCTGAGTTCCAACCCTCTGAATTTGTCGGTTTTAGAAAGAACATGTGCTGGGTCCTTCTCTGGGGTTCGCAAACTTGTCCTCAACAACAGCAAAGCTTCTTGGGAGACAGTCCACACGATACTGCAGGAGTTACCAGAGTAAGCCCAGAGCATGATGGAGAGGGGGCCATGTCGCCATCTTTGTTAGTACACAGAATTACCACTGATCTCCCATCTCAGAAACACTAGAACAGCAGAGTGGATGGAGAGTGAGGTTAGAAGAGCCAAGTATTTAAAATGAGGGTGTGAGGGTCATTTAGTAGGTTTTTCATTGCGATACTTGCTCAGTGTTGAGTAGCACCAAGACATAGGATCTGTCATCCTTTGGCTAAAAAATATCCCTGAGAAGCACTTATCATTTCTACATCAACCCACACTTTCTCCATTTTAATCTTCTGATTACCTGATTTCAGAATTTTGCCCCGGTGCTTTTCtttgggatgaaaaaaaaaaatcatagtatctataaaatatattacccACTCAGATGATTAAATACCTCACTGGCCTAATGGGAAAATGGAACTCTTTTCgataatttaaataagaaattatgcTTTTGTTTGTCAGTTTAGAAATACTTTCTTAAGACTTCTTTGTATCTAGCTTTGAATATGCACAAGTGTTCAAAGGAAGtagtttaaagaaatataaaaaagaagtagtttctttgtttaaatatgGAAATGATCAAGGACTTTTGAATCTGGTCTCTCCCCATTTATTCCACCCGAGTTTCTCACTATCCCCCTAATGAGATGGGTTTCCTCACCACATGTAGCTTCTAGCATGGCATGGAATGAGCTTTTAAATCCCAGTTCCACTTACTGACCATATGACTTTAGATAAAGTGATTAACCTTGCTAAGCTCCATgtcctcatccgtaaaatgggcATAATTGTACCTACCTTGCAGAATGGCAGTACAGTCTATAAAGCCCTTGGAGCAAGGCCTGACTCGGGGTAGAAATTCAGTAAatgatagttattattttttgtttctaaacattttgtttatgttGTTTCTGGGATTTTCCTCTATGTCCTCTCAACCCAAGTCTACCTTTCCTGTTAGGCCATGCATTCTTTCTTGATTATTCTCACTGTAATTTCAGTTCCATTCCCATATGAACTGCTGTTGTGCTTGGAGTTAGTACTGCTTTATTTAGCACTTAGTTACTTAAGCACAAAATTAATTTAGTCCTGGGTTATGTCATCTCTGCCGTTTTATGTGTTTTAGGTTTTTGTCTTCCCAGCTATATTTAAGCTTTAGGAAGATGTCTTTATATTTTCTCCACAACCCCTACCAGAGTCTcccacatagtaggcacttatttatttactgaacGAATGAAAGTAGGTGCAAAGTAGAAACTTAACTGCTTTAAACaatgaaatgtttcattttttttctctgcagtttGGAGGAGCTCTTCCTGTGCCTTAATGATTATGAAACAGTGTCTTGTCCTTCTATTTGCTGTCATTCTCTTAAACTACTACATATAACAGACAATAACCTCCAAGACTGGACTGAAATACGCAAGTTAGGAGTTATGTTTCCCTCCCTGGATACTCTCGTCCTGGCTAACAATCATTTGAATGCCATTGAGGAGCCTGATGATTCACTGGCCAGATTATTCCCTAATCTGCGGTCCATCAGCCTCCACAAGTCAGGTGAGCTACAGGCTTGTTCTCGCTGTACGTGCAAATCAGTCTGAGCTTGTGCATGAAACAGATGAAAGCCTATTTGTTTTGGTCGTGGCTCTGCCTTCTTATGGGATGCATTTTCAAGAGTTACATGCAGATGCCAATCGATCAGCTAAATTTAAGGCattcattttcataaatgttctgaTAAATATCAAGTGGCAGAGCATCCTATTAgctatattttatctattaaagAGGTCCTGCTACGAAAGGAGTGAGATGAAATTGATGAATTGGGCAGTAAAAGGCAGAGTTAAGAGGAGTACAAAGAATTACAAACTAGACTGTTTTGTCTGGATGTAGGTTAAGGAATTTCAGCCTACTATCCCTTGTAAATGCTCACTTTTCTTTCTAGTATTTATAGATGATTAATTGCCAGTTTGCTGCCGTATGATTTTGCGTCTCAGGGAATGGaaatttttagcctttttttttttttaactaataaacTTCATTTTTGAGTACAGTTTTAAATTCACAGCAGAATTGATCAGGAAGTGCAGTGTTCCCACATCCTCTCTGCTCTCACATATGTCCAGCCTTCCCACTGTCAGCGTTCCAGCACCAAACTGATACAACTCTTATAATCGACCCAGATTTTCacatcacccaaagtccatagtctACACGAGGACTCACTCTTGAAGttatacattctgtgggtttggacaaatgtatgacATGTATAGTATCATTCatagtagtttcactgccctagcAGCCTTCTGTGTTCTGCTTGTGTGTCCGTACccctcaacccctggcaaccactggtccttttactatctccataattttgccttttccagagtgtcatatAGCTGGAATCATTcattatgtagccttttcagattagcttctttcacttagtaatgtgcatttaagtttcctccaaaTCTTTTCATAGCTCGATAGctgatttctttttagcactaatGTTTCATTGtttggatgtaccatagtttatttatccacgCAAACTGaagggacatcttggttgcttcgaAGTTTTGATGT
This region includes:
- the TBCEL gene encoding tubulin-specific chaperone cofactor E-like protein isoform X1, with the translated sequence MDQPSGRSFMQVLCEKYSPENFPYRRGPGMGVHVPATPQGSPMKDRLNLPSVLVLNSCGITRAGDEKEIAAFCAHVSELDLSDNKLEDWHEVSKIVSNVPQLEFLNLSSNPLNLSVLERTCAGSFSGVRKLVLNNSKASWETVHTILQELPDLEELFLCLNDYETVSCPSICCHSLKLLHITDNNLQDWTEIRKLGVMFPSLDTLVLANNHLNAIEEPDDSLARLFPNLRSISLHKSGLQSWEDIDKLNSFPKLEEVRLLGIPLLQPYTTEERRKLVIARLPSVSKLNGSVVTDGEREDSERFFIRYYVDVPQEEVPFRYHELITKYGKLEPLAEVDLRPQSSAKVEVHFNDQVEEMSIRLDQTVAELKKQLKTLVQLPTSNMLLYYFDHEAPFGPEEMKYSSRALHSFGIRDGDKIYVESKTK
- the TBCEL gene encoding tubulin-specific chaperone cofactor E-like protein isoform X2 — protein: MDQPSGRSFMQVLCEKYSPENFPYRRGPGMGVHVPATPQGSPMKDRLNLPSVLVLNSCGITRAGDEKEIAAFCAHVSELDLSDNKLEDWHEVSKIVSNVPQLEFLNLSSNPLNLSVLERTCAGSFSGVRKLVLNNSKASWETVHTILQELPDLEELFLCLNDYETVSCPSICCHSLKLLHITDNNLQDWTEIRKLGVMFPSLDTLVLANNHLNAIEEPDDSLARLFPNLRSISLHKSGLQSWEDIDKLNSFPKLEEVRLLGIPLLQPYTTEERRKLVIARLPSVSKLNGSVVTDGEREDSERFFIRYYVDVPQEEVPFRVAECLHFPSLRSSGRRHSRGGRNRC